A single region of the Penaeus monodon isolate SGIC_2016 chromosome 18, NSTDA_Pmon_1, whole genome shotgun sequence genome encodes:
- the LOC119584516 gene encoding steroid hormone receptor ERR2-like isoform X2: MRMKQELDDFLTFATDSPDTLVREDVMIVSSSQCMLDYSECGDEAQPSPKHMKLFTDSPPSPDRQFCSSTTSMASDSAHTPSESLREDDAPKRLCLVCGDIASGFHYGVASCEACKAFFKRTIQGNIEYTCPAANDCEINKRRRKACQACRFHKCLRVGMLKEGVRLDRVRGGRQKYRRTSDSPFSMHQMPVKKASLEDIKLLASLRACEPESLLALPDLTVFDPDYLTISILADLYDRELVSTIGWAKQIPGFTELALNDQMRLLQSTWGEILTLGLAYRSMPAHAHTLLFAHDFTLDEKQARECNATELFTQVLGVVERLEQCNINREEFLLLKALVLTNSDVRLQDNQALHRLRQNILQALHDAVATLRLRDAVAQMQSLLLCLPSLRAADAALRRYWLSVRHQGTVPMNKLFVEMLESHMR, encoded by the exons ATGAGGATGAAGCAAGAACTGGATGACTTCCTCACCTTTGCCACAGACTCCCCGGACACCTTAGTGCGGGAAGATGTCATGATCGTGTCTTCTTCGCAATGCATG CTGGACTACAGCGAGTGTGGAGATGAGGCTCAACCATCACCCAAACACATGAAGCTGTTCACAGACTCTCCACCCAGCCCGGACCGCCAGTTTTGCTCGTCCACGACGTCTATGGCCAGTGACTCTGCGCATACACCGTCTGAG AGTTTACGAGAGGATGACGCCCCAAAGCGCCTGTGTCTTGTGTGCGGCGACATTGCTTCAGGGTTCCACTATGGCGTTGCTTCCTGCGAGGCCTGCAAAGCCTTCTTTAAACGTACTATCCAG GGAAACATCGAATATACTTGTCCTGCTGCCAATGACTGTGAAATTAACAAGCGAAGACGAAAAGCCTGCCAGGCCTGTCGCTTTCATAAATGTCTACGAGTCGGTATGCTAAAGGAGGGTGTCAG GTTAGACCGAGTTAGAGGTGGGAGACAGAAATATAGGAGAACTTCCGATTCCCCGTTTTCAATGCATCAGATGCCTGTTAAAAAGGCTTCATTAGAAG aTATTAAATTACTGGCTTCCCTGCGTGCATGTGAGCCGGAATCACTCCTGGCATTACCAGACCTAACTGTGTTCGACCCTGATTATCTCACTATATCCATCCTTGCTGACCTCTATGACAGGGAGCTGGTCTCCACTATAGGCTGGGCTAAGCAAATTCCAG GGTTCACAGAATTAGCTCTGAACGATCAGATGCGGTTGCTACAAAGTACTTGGGGAGAAATCCTAACTTTGGGACTAGCCTATCGATCGATGCCTGCCCACGCCCACACGCTCTTGTTTGCCCATGACTTCACCCTTGATGAGAAGCAAGCAAGGGAGTGCAACGCCACTGAGCTCTTTACGCAG GTGCTTGGTGTAGTAGAACGGCTTGAGCAGTGTAATATCAACAGAGAAGAATTCCTGTTGTTGAAAGCCTTGGTTCTTACCAACTCTGATGTGCGCCTGCAAGATAACCAGGCCTTGCATCGTCTAAGACAAAATATTCTGCAAGCTCTGCATGATGCTGTTGCAACCCTTAG ACTGCGAGATGCTGTAGCACAGATGCAGTCGCTACTCCTTTGCTTACCATCTTTAAGAGCTGCCGATGCAGCCCTACGAAGGTATTGGCTCTCTGTACGTCATCAGGGCACTGTGCCTATGAACAAGCTTTTTGTGGAGATGTTGGAGTCACACATGCGGTGA